In the Aristaeella hokkaidonensis genome, AAGCGACGCCGGGACGCTGCTGCTGACGGACGGGGAAGGAACTCCGGTAATCCAGGCGGATACGGAAGACAGCGGCGCAATCAGCCGGCAGTATGTACAGGAAAAACAGAACCGGATCCGCTACAACGGCAGCGAATACGGCGTGCTGAGCATGGAAACGGCCGCGGAGGGGCTGCACTGTACCGCGGTCATTCCCTACAGCGAACTGCTGAAACCCAGCCTTCGGCTGCGGGATGTGGTGATGCTGGTGATGGGTATCTGCATGGTGGCCGGCCTGCTGGCTGCCGTGCTGGCATCCAAAAGGCTGTATGCTCCGCTGGAACGGCTGCTGGGCAACGTACGGCAGCTGTGCCGCAGCCTGCCGGATGATAACCGGGGCAATGAATACAAGATGCTGGAGGACGCCATTCACCTGATTTCGGCGGAGAACCATGAGCTGACGCTTTCCAACCGGGAAGTGAACCGGCTGCTGAAGAACCGGCTGCTGAACGACTGGATGGAAGGCAAACTGAAGGGGGACGCGGATGAAACGCTGGCCAAGGCTGGAGTGACACTGCCCTATGACCTGATACAGATTGCGGTGGCGGAAACGGCACCGCGGGACCTGGAACGCCTGGAAGCACGGAATGGGGAAAATACGGCGGACCGGATTGAAACACTGGCGGCGAAAGAACCGGGAGACAGGAAGGTCTGGTGTGCCCGGCGTACGGACGGCCTGATCCTGATCCTGTTCAACCTGAATGAGCAGCCTGCGGCTGAAACGGCAGAAGAACTGCTGCAGAGCATCCGGGAGCAGGTTTTCGGGGAATGCCCCTGCACCATCGGCCTGGGACGGGTGTGTGAAAAGGAGAAGGCAGCGGAAGCCCTGGTGGACGCGATGATTGATCTCCGCAGCGGCGAGGAAAGCCGGGAGGAAAAGCATTATACGCGGCTGACGGATTATATCCGGAAGGAATATATGAACGATATTTCCCTGGACAGCGCCAGCGAAGCACTGGACATGTCGCCCAGCTATATCGGCCTGGTGTTCCGGAAGGTGGGCGGAACCAGCTTCCTGAAGTACCTGACGGATATCCGGATGGAAGAAACAAAACGGCTGCTGACCACCACGGAACTGACGCTTCGGGAAATCGGCCAGCAGGTCGGTATTGAAAACCAGAATACGCTGATCCGCACGTTTAAAAAGGCCACGGGCGTTACGCCGGGACAGTACAGAGTGTCAAATCAGGCGATGCATTCGCAGAATGGATGATCGCTTTTCAGCAAATCTGAAGCCAGTTTCACAGAATGGCAGATAGCCTGCGGGCGTGTTTTCATGCTACCTTCAAACCAACGGAGGTGGACCTCATGCATACATCCCGCGGCGCGCGGCTCTGGCGCAGGATCTGGGCATCCAGATACCTGTATCTGATGTTTTTGCCTGTCTTTTTATATTACGTCATATTCCGCTACGGGCCTATGCTGGGCCTGTCCATTGCATTTAAGGATTACAACGCGTTCCTTGGATTTGACAGAAGTCCGTGGGTGGGCATCAAATACTTCAAACAGTTTTTCAATTCCATCTATTTATGGAGACTGCTGCGCAACACGCTGCTGATCAATCTGTACGACCTGGTCTTCAATTTCCCGGCGGCAATCATCCTGGCACTGCTGCTGAATGAGGTTCAGCAGCGCCGGTTCAAGAAGACGGTACAGACCATCACCTATATGCCGTACTTCATTTCCAGCGTTGTGCTGGCCAGTATGGTGGTGCAGTTCCTGTCTCCCTCCAGCGGCATCGTCAACAACCTGATTGCCGCACTGGGCGGGGAACGGAAATATTTTATGACCCAGCCGGAATCCTTCCGCACGATCTATACAATCATGAACCTGTGGAAGAACATCGGCTGGAACTCCATCATCTTCCTGGCGGCCATCAGCGGAATCAACGGTGACCTGTATGAAGCCTGCCGAGTGGACGGAGGCGGACATCTCCGCCAGACCTGGCACATCACGCTGCCGGGAATCGCGGGGACGATTGTGGTGCTGCTGATCATGCGGCTTGGACATGTGCTGGACGCCGGCTATGAGACCATCCTGCTTCTGCAGAACAGCGCAAACCAGGAAACCAGCGACGTTATAGGCACCTATGTGTACCGCCGCGGTCTCAAGGGCGGCGAGTACAGTTATGCAACGGCTGTGGGTATGTTCCAGAGCGTGATTGGCTTTGGAATGGTCATCTTCGCGAACTGGCTCAGCCGTCGTTACAGTGATACGAGTCTGTGGTGAGGGGAGGAACGAGTATGGAACTTACGCGCAGACATACCGGAATCCGGGTATCCCCCGGCCGCAGGGCCTTTGTCATCATCAACACCATTGTCCTGCTGCTGGTCAGTGCCATTATGCTGTATCCTGCCATCTATGTGATTGCGGCATCTTTTTCCGAGGAGACGGCAATCCTCCGGGGAGATGTTTTCCTCATCCCTGTGCGGGCGCATGTGAAGGCCTATCAGAAAGTCTTTGTATATCCGATGCTGTGGCAGAGCTACAGAAATACCCTGATCTATACCTTCCTGGGTACAGCCATCAACCTGGTGCTGACGGTATTCGGCGCCTGGGCGCTGAGCCAGAAGAAGATGGTAGGACGCCGCTTCCTGACCCTGATGTGCACCTTCACCATGTTCTTCGGCGGAGGCATGATTCCCACATTCCTGGTGGTCAAAGGCCTGGGACTGCTGAATACAATCTGGGCGATCCTGCTGCCGAGCGCCGTGAGTACCTATAACATGATCCTGATGCGTACCTTCTTCCGCCAGATTCCGGAGAGCCTGGTGGAGGCGGCGGAGCTGGACGGGTGCCGGGATTTCGGCGTGCTGTTCCGGATTGTGCTGCCCCTGAGCCTGGCCAGCCTGATGACCATCGGAATGTTCTATGCCGTAGGACACTGGAACAGCTATTTCCCGGCGGTGATGTACCTGACAACAAACAAGGAACTGAATCCGCTACAGATTATTCTCCGCCAGGTGGTGCTGCTGAACGAGATTGTGGAGAATGCCAGCAGTACGGAAAACGTGATGGCGGAGGGAATCAAGTATGCCACGATCGTGGTGGCCATGCTGCCGATGCTGTGCATCTATCCCTTTGTGCAGCGGTATTTTGTCAAGGGCGTTATGGTAGGCTCCGTAAAGGAGTAATGACTTTGGTCTGACCCCCGGAGGATGGGGTTTTGATAGCATTACCAAATCACAGAAGGAGGAAGAATCATGAAACACTTTTCCCGTCTCCTGGCGCTGCTCCTGGCAGTTGCCCTGCTGCCGCTGTCCTTTATGGCAGCCGCGTCCGCGGAAGAACCCGTGACGATCACCATCTGGGGTTCCGACCGTGAGAATATGCCTTTCCGCAACGGCCTGTGGACCATTGACGTCCTGCAGGAAAAGCTGGGAATCAAGATTGAGATTATCTCCGCGCCCACCGAGAACCTGGCGGAGAAATACGGCCTGCTGATGGCCGGCGGCGACCTGCCCACCATCGTGCAGTACAAGGCGAAGGACCTGCTGCTGTACAAGGACGCCTGGACGCCCCTGAATGAGCTGATCAACGAGACCGATACCCCGAACCTGTGGAAGGTCTACAGCGACGCGGAGATCCGCCGCAAGGTTTCCGACGCGGACGGCATCATGCGGTTCATCGGACAGCGGACGGCCATCACCGCCGGCAAGCTCTACTTCTGGCGCCAGGACTGGCTGGACAAGCTGGGACTGGAAACCCCGAAGACCACGGAAGACCTGTACAACGTGTTCAAAGCCATCAAGGAAGGCGATCCCAACGGCAACGGCGAAGCGGATGAGATCCCCTTTGCGGTGCGCAAGAACGGCAGCAACAACCGCGGCAACGTGATCCCCTTCATCAACAACTGGGGCATCGCCGAGACCTTCTTCGCGGAAGACGGCCAGGTGAAGTTCGGCGCCACCGATCCCCGGATGAAGGACGCGCTTGAATGGCTGAACCGCTGCTATGCGGAAGGTCTGATCGACCAGGAATACCTGACCCGCGACAAGACGGCGTGGTACAGCGCCTGGACCAACAACCAGGTGTTCATGAGCTATGACTGGAGCGCCTACATTGACAACGTAGCCAACCTGTTCAAGGATGTGGAAACCGATATCAACATTGTCGGCGCCGTTCCTCCGGAAGGCCCCACCGGCATCAGCGAGACCCGTGACCAGCTGCAGCCCATCACCGTGGATGAGGACTGGAACGCCGGTATCTTTGTCGGCGCGACTGAAGAACAGAAGAAGGCTGCCCTCAAGCTGCTGGACTACGTCTACAGCGAAGAAGGCATGATCCTGATGAACTTCGGCGAAGAAGGCACCCACTTCAACATCGTGGACGGCGACTACAAGTATTCCGACCTGATCATGAACAACCCCGACGGCCTGTCTCCCCAGGACGCCCTCCGTTCCTTCGGTATCCAGAGCATGCTGACGCTGCTGCAGGACGCCCGCTATGAGCGTGCCTTCGTCAGCGACGAGGTCAACCGGATCCGTGACATCTACGAGCAGGAAGGCCATATCGGCGACGCGTTCCCGACGCTGGCGTTCACCAATGATGAACAGGGTATCATCAATGAAAAGTACACCGAAATCGAAACCTATATGAACGAGACCATTGATAAGTTCATCATGGGCGTTGAACCGCTGGATAAGTTTGACGAGTATGTGGCCCAGGTTGAACGTATGGGCCTGGCGGACGTGCTGGCTGTCTATCAGGCTGCCTATGACCGCTACATGAAATAATCGGTAATCTCCTGACTTTGGGGAACGGGTCTGCGGATCCGTTCCCCTCTTTTTTACCTGCTGGCTTTTATTGACAGTGATTCGGCGGATATAGTAAGATGGAGACGGATGATTACTGACTGACAACTGAACATGACCGAATGGAGGAAAACCGATGAAAAAGCTGTTTTGCCTGATTCTGTCGTTCGCCCTGCTGCTGACATCCGCCGCGGCATTCGCAGAGGCGCAGCCGGAAGAGTCCCTGTTTACGCCCGGCGCTTATACCGGGGAGGCCCAGGGTATCTTTGTGCCGGTCAAGGTTACGGTGCAGGTGAGTGAGAACGAGATTGAAACCGTGCTGGTGGACGCTACCGGTGAAACGCCCGAGCTGGGCGGTATTGCTGCGGAAAAGATGGCCATGGCCATTATGAACGCGCAGACCCCGAACGTGGATACCGTGAGCGGCGCTACCGTGACCAGTAATGCGATTATCGCCGCCGCCACCTCCGCCCTGGAACAGGCGGGCGCGGACATTGCGGTGCTGGATGCGAACCGCAAGGACACCAAGGACGCCGGTCCCAAGGCAGAGAAGACGATTGATACGGAAATCGTGATCATCGGCGCCGGCGGCGCGGGTATGACCGCGGCCATCATGCTGCAGCAGGCCGGAAAGGATTTTGTGATCCTGGAGAAGATGCCTTACGTGGGCGGCAACACCACCAAGGCCACCGGCGGCATGAACGCTTCCGAGACCCATTACCAGAAGGAACAGGGAATTGAAGACTCCAACGCGCTGTTTGCGGCGGATACCATGAAGGGCGGCCACGCACTGAATGATTCCTCCCTGGTGGCTGTGATGGCTAACAGCTCCGCGGGAGCCATTGACTGGCTGGATACCATCGGCGCGGAACTGCCGAAGATCTCCTTCTCCGGCGGCGCTTCCGTGAACCGTATCCACGCTCCGGAGGACGGCTCCGGCGTCGGTGCGTACCTGGTGGACCGCTTCTCCGCCAAGCTGAATGAGCTGGGCGTGGAAGTGATTCTGGAAACCGCGGCGACCGAATTACTGGCGGATGCGGACGGGAAGATCACCGGCGTCAAGGCGGAAGGTCCGGACGCAGTCTACACCATCAACGCCAAGGCCGTGATCCTAGCCAGCGGCGGATTCGGCGCCAACGAGGAGATGTACACAACCTACCGTCCTGACCTGAAGGGTACGGTGACCACCAACGCGCCCGGCGCAACCGGCGACGGTATCGTGATGGCGCAGGCCCTGGGCGCCGACCTGGTGGATATTGAGCAGATCCAGCTCCATCCCACCGTGGAACAGACGACCTCCATTCTGATTACTGAATCGGTCCGCGGCGACGGCGCTATCCTGGTGAACCAGAGCGGCGTACGTTTCACCAACGAACTGCTGACCCGTGACGCGGTATCCGCGGCGGAACTGGCTCAGGAAGGCAGCTATGCCTACATCATCTTTGACCAGAAGCTGCGGGATAACCTGAAAGCTATCGAAAAGTATGTGAAGAGCGGCATTACCGTTCAGGCGGATACGATCGAAGGCCTGGCGGAACAGCTGAACATCGATTCAGCCACGCTGGCAACGACGCTGGCTGACTGGAACGAGATCGTGAAGAACAAGCGGGATACCCAGTTCGGCCGGACCACCGGTATGAATGAGGACCTGACCACCCCGCCGTATTACGCCATCAAGATCGCTCCCGGTATCCACCACACCATGGGCGGCGTGAAGATCAATACCGCGGCTGAAGTCATCAATACCGACGGCGCTGCCATTCCCGGACTGTTCGCAGCCGGTGAGGTATGCGGCGGCGTCCACGGCGGCAACCGCCTGGGCGGCAACGCGGTGGCGGATATCGTCATCTTCGGCCGGATCGCGGCGGAAAGTGCCATGGCTTACCTGGCCAAATAAAGCTTTACGGACAACTGAACCTGACCGCCGGAGCGCATGCTCCGGCGGTTTTTCTCTGTTCTTTCCCCGTTTCGTTATTGTCCTGTCCTGTGCCGGATGGTAAGATAAGAAAACGGCAAAAACAGAGATCCGTTTATCATTTCAGAGGTGAGCAAATGAAACAGTACGTTATGGGAAACGGTGCAATTGCGCTGGGAGCGCTGGCCGCAGGGGTGAATCTTGTGGCGGGGTATCCCGGTACGCCGTCTTCCGAGATCATAGAGACGATCTCCCACTATCCGCATGAGGGCCTGCATCTGGAATGGTCCGTCAATGAGAAAGCCGCGCTGGAAGTAGCCGCTGCGGCCGCCTACAGCGGCGCCCGGGCGATGGTCACTATGAAACAGATGGGCCTGAACGTCGCTTCCGACCCGCTGATGTCTGTGGCCTATATCGGCGTGAAGGGCGGACTGGTGATCGTGAGTGCGGACGATCCGGGCCCCATTTCCTCCCAGACGGAGCAGGATACCCGCAGGTATGCGGATTTCTGCCGTATCCCGGTATTTGATCCTTCTTCTCCGGAAGAAGCATATGAGATGATCCAGGAGGCCTTTGCGTATTCCGAGAAATACAGCACGCCTGTGCTTTTCCGGCCGACCACCAGGGTCTGCCATGCCTATGCCTCCGTGGAAACACCGGACAGCTTCGCACCGAAGGCGTATGAAGGCTTTGAACGGGATCCCGGCCGGTGGGTGATTTTCCCGCGGCTGTCCTACATCAACCACGGCAAAATGGAAGCGCGCAATGTGGAAATCGGCAGGGATTTCTCTTCCTTACGGTTCAACACTGTCGAAGGCGAAGCAGCGGAGAAAGCGGTTGTCACCTCCGGTGTGAGCTATACCTACGTCAAAGAGTGCCTGAAAGGCCATGACGGAGTCCGGCTGATCCGGATTGCCACGGCATTTCCGTTCCCGGAGGATTTCATCCTGAAGGCCCTGGATGGCGTGAAGGAAGTGCTGTGCATTGAGGAACTCAGCCCGTTTATTGAGGAGCAGATCCTGAGAGCAGCCGGAAAGCATCACCTGGCGCTGCGGGTTTCCGGAAAACTGGACGGCAGCGTTCCCCATAACGGAGAAAACAGCGTGGAGCTTTGTACAGGCATCCTGAATACCTTCCTGAGAGTCCGGACCGGCTATGAACAGAGGGATCTTTCGGATGCTCCGGCACTGCCGGTGCGTCCGCCGGTGCTGTGCGCCGGCTGCCCGCACAGGGCATCTTTCTACGCGGTGAAGAAAGCAATGAAAGGCCGGAAGGCAGTATTCTGCGGCGATATCGGCTGCTACACGCTGGGGAATGCCATGCCGCTGGATATGGTGGACACCTGCCTGTGCATGGGCGCGGGCATTACCATGGCCCAGGGCCTGAGCCACATGAACCGGGACACGGTCAGCTTTGCCTTTGTGGGAGATTCCACTTTCTTTGCTTCCGGAATGACCGGTGTGGTGAACGCGGTCTATAACGAAGCGGATATGATCCTGTGTGTGCTGGACAATTCCACTACTGCCATGACAGGCCACCAGCCCCATCCCGGTACCGGCCGGAACATGATGGGGAATGCGGTGGAGAAAGTCAATGTTGAAAAAGTGCTGGAAGGAATCGGGGTTAAGAAGATCGTGACGGTCGATCCCCTGACACTGGAAGACAGCATCAGGGCAGTGCAGGAGTGTGCCGAGGAAACCGGCGTCCGCGCAATCATTTTCAAATCGCCCTGCGTAGCCATCACAAAGCCGGACAAGAAATGTGCGATTGACACTGCAAAGTGTGTTAACTGTAAAAAGTGTATCCGGGAGATCGGATGCCCCGCGCTGATTACGGTGGACGGCCGGGTGGCCATTGACCGGAACCTGTGCGCGGGCTGCGGCCTGTGCAGCCATATCTGTCCCACCGGCGCGATCGGAGGTGAGCAGTGATGAACAAGGATATCCTGATCTGCGGTGTGGGCGGCCAGGGAACCGTCCTCGCCTCTAAAATCATTGCCGCGGCAGCGATGGAAGAAGGCAGTCCCGTTCATTCCGCCGAAACCATCGGAATGGCCCAGCGGGGCGGCTCCGTTACGAGCCACGTGCGGATCGGAGGAAACGCCTGTTCCCCCCTGATTCCCTTTGGCAGCGCGGATATGCTCCTGGCCTTTGAACCCGGGGAGGCAGTCCGGAACCTGAAGTATCTCCGGCAGGGCGGGATTGCGGTGGTGAATACCGCCCCGACGAAACCTGTCACGGAATCCCTGCGGGATACGGGATATGACGGCAGGGAAATGATTGAATACCTGCAGCAGAAATGCGACTGCATCCTGATCAACGCGGAGGAAGTCTGCAAACCCTTCGGATCCACCCGGTTTTTCAACGTTATTCTGCTGGGCGTGGCCGCGGGTTCCGGCCATCTTGGCCTGAGCCGGGAAACCCTGCTGAAGCAGCTGGAGAAGCGGGTACCGCCCAAATATCTGGAGATAAACACCAGGGCCTTCCTTGCCGGCGTCGAGATTGCCGGACAGGCATCCGGTGAACGGAAAGGAGAATAAACCCATGAGAATCAACGAGACCCAGCTGGCCCTTGCGGACAAGCAGATCAAGCGTATTCTTGCCAGCGGAAACTATTACAGCGAAGTGTATAAAAAAGCCGGTATCACCGGCGTGAGCACCGCTGAAGAGTTTGAAAAGATCCCATTTACCGATAAGGCGGACCTGCGCAACGCGTATCCGCTGGGAATCCAGGCTGTTCCGGATGAACAGGTCGTGCGGATTCACTCCTCCTCGGGTACGACCGGCAAGCCGGTGATTATTCCCTATACCGCGAAGGACGTGGATGACTGGGCCACCATGTTTGCCCGGTGCTACGAGATTGCCGGGATTACCCCCAAGGACCGGATCCAGATTACCCCCGGGTACGGCCTGTGGACGGCCGGTATCGGATTCCAGGCCGGCTGTGAAAAGCTGGGCGCTATGGCGATCCCGATGGGCCCCGGCAACACCGACAAGCAGCTGCAGATGATGATCGACCTGGAGAGCACCGTGATCTGCGCCACTTCTTCCTATGCGCTGCTGCTGGCGGAAGAAATCAACAAGCGCGGCCTGAAGGACAAGATCAAGCTGAAGAAAGGCGTTATCGGCTCTGAGCGCTGGAGCGAAGCCAAGCGGAAGTATATTGCCGAAGCACTGGGCATCGAACTGTATGATATCTACGGCCTGACGGAGATCTACGGCCCCGGTATCGGCATCAACTGTCCGGGTGAAACCGGCATGCATATCTTTGACGATTACCTGTACACGGAGATCATTGACCCGGCGACGGGCAAAGTGCTTCCGGACGGAGAAGAGGGCGAGATCGTCATCACAACCCTGGTCAAGGAAGGCGCTCCGCTGATCCGTTTCCGTACACACGACCTGTCCAGGATCCTGCCCGGCGAATGCCGCTGCG is a window encoding:
- a CDS encoding extracellular solute-binding protein; translated protein: MKHFSRLLALLLAVALLPLSFMAAASAEEPVTITIWGSDRENMPFRNGLWTIDVLQEKLGIKIEIISAPTENLAEKYGLLMAGGDLPTIVQYKAKDLLLYKDAWTPLNELINETDTPNLWKVYSDAEIRRKVSDADGIMRFIGQRTAITAGKLYFWRQDWLDKLGLETPKTTEDLYNVFKAIKEGDPNGNGEADEIPFAVRKNGSNNRGNVIPFINNWGIAETFFAEDGQVKFGATDPRMKDALEWLNRCYAEGLIDQEYLTRDKTAWYSAWTNNQVFMSYDWSAYIDNVANLFKDVETDINIVGAVPPEGPTGISETRDQLQPITVDEDWNAGIFVGATEEQKKAALKLLDYVYSEEGMILMNFGEEGTHFNIVDGDYKYSDLIMNNPDGLSPQDALRSFGIQSMLTLLQDARYERAFVSDEVNRIRDIYEQEGHIGDAFPTLAFTNDEQGIINEKYTEIETYMNETIDKFIMGVEPLDKFDEYVAQVERMGLADVLAVYQAAYDRYMK
- the iorA gene encoding indolepyruvate ferredoxin oxidoreductase subunit alpha; this encodes MKQYVMGNGAIALGALAAGVNLVAGYPGTPSSEIIETISHYPHEGLHLEWSVNEKAALEVAAAAAYSGARAMVTMKQMGLNVASDPLMSVAYIGVKGGLVIVSADDPGPISSQTEQDTRRYADFCRIPVFDPSSPEEAYEMIQEAFAYSEKYSTPVLFRPTTRVCHAYASVETPDSFAPKAYEGFERDPGRWVIFPRLSYINHGKMEARNVEIGRDFSSLRFNTVEGEAAEKAVVTSGVSYTYVKECLKGHDGVRLIRIATAFPFPEDFILKALDGVKEVLCIEELSPFIEEQILRAAGKHHLALRVSGKLDGSVPHNGENSVELCTGILNTFLRVRTGYEQRDLSDAPALPVRPPVLCAGCPHRASFYAVKKAMKGRKAVFCGDIGCYTLGNAMPLDMVDTCLCMGAGITMAQGLSHMNRDTVSFAFVGDSTFFASGMTGVVNAVYNEADMILCVLDNSTTAMTGHQPHPGTGRNMMGNAVEKVNVEKVLEGIGVKKIVTVDPLTLEDSIRAVQECAEETGVRAIIFKSPCVAITKPDKKCAIDTAKCVNCKKCIREIGCPALITVDGRVAIDRNLCAGCGLCSHICPTGAIGGEQ
- a CDS encoding flavocytochrome c, whose translation is MKKLFCLILSFALLLTSAAAFAEAQPEESLFTPGAYTGEAQGIFVPVKVTVQVSENEIETVLVDATGETPELGGIAAEKMAMAIMNAQTPNVDTVSGATVTSNAIIAAATSALEQAGADIAVLDANRKDTKDAGPKAEKTIDTEIVIIGAGGAGMTAAIMLQQAGKDFVILEKMPYVGGNTTKATGGMNASETHYQKEQGIEDSNALFAADTMKGGHALNDSSLVAVMANSSAGAIDWLDTIGAELPKISFSGGASVNRIHAPEDGSGVGAYLVDRFSAKLNELGVEVILETAATELLADADGKITGVKAEGPDAVYTINAKAVILASGGFGANEEMYTTYRPDLKGTVTTNAPGATGDGIVMAQALGADLVDIEQIQLHPTVEQTTSILITESVRGDGAILVNQSGVRFTNELLTRDAVSAAELAQEGSYAYIIFDQKLRDNLKAIEKYVKSGITVQADTIEGLAEQLNIDSATLATTLADWNEIVKNKRDTQFGRTTGMNEDLTTPPYYAIKIAPGIHHTMGGVKINTAAEVINTDGAAIPGLFAAGEVCGGVHGGNRLGGNAVADIVIFGRIAAESAMAYLAK
- a CDS encoding ABC transporter permease, with translation MHTSRGARLWRRIWASRYLYLMFLPVFLYYVIFRYGPMLGLSIAFKDYNAFLGFDRSPWVGIKYFKQFFNSIYLWRLLRNTLLINLYDLVFNFPAAIILALLLNEVQQRRFKKTVQTITYMPYFISSVVLASMVVQFLSPSSGIVNNLIAALGGERKYFMTQPESFRTIYTIMNLWKNIGWNSIIFLAAISGINGDLYEACRVDGGGHLRQTWHITLPGIAGTIVVLLIMRLGHVLDAGYETILLLQNSANQETSDVIGTYVYRRGLKGGEYSYATAVGMFQSVIGFGMVIFANWLSRRYSDTSLW
- a CDS encoding helix-turn-helix domain-containing protein; translation: MIHRAENKTRHRRVQLQMVVLLLLFTLLTTSLTGWIIYDRTSDQVIRDTWQQQEALLRSTVAAVNREIEQVKSFSWQISNDSSVQKYLHLTEETPKDILTKRGIIEKLQQMKAFSNTMADIGIYAEGMDIIITGESSYRAADYYSRIDGITLEKMIGERSVPGTVALGRYAGNGTVSRILSKEPVLVFVSSLPLNAQAGKSYAFFQLNADRLYACLPESDAGTLLLTDGEGTPVIQADTEDSGAISRQYVQEKQNRIRYNGSEYGVLSMETAAEGLHCTAVIPYSELLKPSLRLRDVVMLVMGICMVAGLLAAVLASKRLYAPLERLLGNVRQLCRSLPDDNRGNEYKMLEDAIHLISAENHELTLSNREVNRLLKNRLLNDWMEGKLKGDADETLAKAGVTLPYDLIQIAVAETAPRDLERLEARNGENTADRIETLAAKEPGDRKVWCARRTDGLILILFNLNEQPAAETAEELLQSIREQVFGECPCTIGLGRVCEKEKAAEALVDAMIDLRSGEESREEKHYTRLTDYIRKEYMNDISLDSASEALDMSPSYIGLVFRKVGGTSFLKYLTDIRMEETKRLLTTTELTLREIGQQVGIENQNTLIRTFKKATGVTPGQYRVSNQAMHSQNG
- a CDS encoding carbohydrate ABC transporter permease; amino-acid sequence: MELTRRHTGIRVSPGRRAFVIINTIVLLLVSAIMLYPAIYVIAASFSEETAILRGDVFLIPVRAHVKAYQKVFVYPMLWQSYRNTLIYTFLGTAINLVLTVFGAWALSQKKMVGRRFLTLMCTFTMFFGGGMIPTFLVVKGLGLLNTIWAILLPSAVSTYNMILMRTFFRQIPESLVEAAELDGCRDFGVLFRIVLPLSLASLMTIGMFYAVGHWNSYFPAVMYLTTNKELNPLQIILRQVVLLNEIVENASSTENVMAEGIKYATIVVAMLPMLCIYPFVQRYFVKGVMVGSVKE
- a CDS encoding phenylacetate--CoA ligase family protein produces the protein MRINETQLALADKQIKRILASGNYYSEVYKKAGITGVSTAEEFEKIPFTDKADLRNAYPLGIQAVPDEQVVRIHSSSGTTGKPVIIPYTAKDVDDWATMFARCYEIAGITPKDRIQITPGYGLWTAGIGFQAGCEKLGAMAIPMGPGNTDKQLQMMIDLESTVICATSSYALLLAEEINKRGLKDKIKLKKGVIGSERWSEAKRKYIAEALGIELYDIYGLTEIYGPGIGINCPGETGMHIFDDYLYTEIIDPATGKVLPDGEEGEIVITTLVKEGAPLIRFRTHDLSRILPGECRCGRTYPRLDIIKGRSDDMFKVHGVNMFPSQVEEVLGMVDGVSSEYKIDIAHDDNFNRDIIMVTVEAEGRVDFTATGEKIKQLFKSRLNVTPKVAVIALNTLPRSEKKTQRVFDHRAE
- a CDS encoding indolepyruvate oxidoreductase subunit beta, coding for MNKDILICGVGGQGTVLASKIIAAAAMEEGSPVHSAETIGMAQRGGSVTSHVRIGGNACSPLIPFGSADMLLAFEPGEAVRNLKYLRQGGIAVVNTAPTKPVTESLRDTGYDGREMIEYLQQKCDCILINAEEVCKPFGSTRFFNVILLGVAAGSGHLGLSRETLLKQLEKRVPPKYLEINTRAFLAGVEIAGQASGERKGE